AATACACCGTTAGACTAAAAGTGACCAACAAATTCGGTACAAGTTCAAAAACTTATATAGTCAAGGTCTGTACCGGAAAGTAATGGAACAACACAGAGTAACATAAATAATCCAGCATCCTCAATATCGGATTTCAGAAGGGAAAAACAGGACTATTTCAGGTACAGGTAAAAGAAAGAAGTAAGTAGAAAACAGGAAAGCTGGAAGGGTAATATCCTATCCAGCATTATTTTTTCCCTCAAACCAAAAAATTAATTGCATGCATTTATAATAGGCATTACACTCAAGCTTCGGTTATTAGGGAACCTCAGGAACATAGTAGCCGTCCGAAAGAGTTTTCAGGAATGCAACAATTGCCTTCTCTTCCGTAACGTTCAGTCTCAGATTACCCAGTTCGTCTTCATTAACATTTATAGGGACTTCAGGCTCTGGCCAGCAGCCCATCTTCAGGGCGTTCTTCTCGGTGGTGAAGGGGTCACATTCGCCCGCCAATACATCTCTGGTATTGTAGAAGTGCACAATGCCTTCCAGGCTCTTGAAGTATCCGTTATGCCCGTATGCTTTAGTGAAACCATTTCCGGGCTTCAGGGCCACGTTTCGCAGCGTTGGCACTTTATGTTTACCCATATTCTCAGTGACATTGAAAGTGTCATTCCACTCTTCTCTCGTCTCCAGGAAGCCACCAAGACCTGGATCAACCCAGTCCCTTCCTTCAGTATCATAGACAGGATTATCCGGGTTTCTGGGAATACCCAGGTTATCAAAGGTGAAATCTGTGAATAATGGATGATCGCTATAGGGGCCAGGTTCACTTGGATGGCAGTTACTACACATGGCTTTACCGTTGAACAGCTCAAGACCCCATGCTTCTTCCTCGGTCAATTCGGCTTCTCCTTTCAGGTTGGCGTCATATTTTGAGGAGAACTGGTTGACTTCACTCGAATCCTCATAAGCTGCAATCGATAGACCGACATTACCATAACTCTCATCGATTTCTTCCTGGGTGTCTAAACTCATCGGACCCCAGACAGCTTCCCACAGCCCGACATATTTCGATGAAGCTATCTGTTCCAATACTGCTAACTTGCTAGGATTATTATGCTCTACAGGATTTAAGAACGGGCCCATAGCCTGGTCTGCGGCAGGATTGCCAAGAATTTCTCCTGTGGCTCTACCATCCCAGAAATTACCTCCAATGAACAGATCTTCTTCTTCGTCATAATGGAAAACAGGGCTCAAGGTGGCGTAGGCGGCACTTGGCGGTTTACGGTTTCCAAAGCGCTGAGGCATAGCGCCGCGATATACGGAACCCTTGAGATTAATGCCAGGAATGGGTCCGGTAAATCCGACTTGTGGAGCATGACATTTAGCACATGCCATACTGTCAGGATTTGAAATCTTGTCAAAAAATATTTTTTTTCCAAGCTGTTCCGTTTCATTCAATTCTGCGGAAGCCGATCCAATGAGCACTGTCAGGAGCAGAATCAGCAAAAGCGTCCATAATTTTATTTTAATCAAACAAATCTCCCTCACTATTCTGTACATTCCGGAAAAATCAGATGATGTAAACTATTGGGTACAGAAGTCACCAATCATCACTCCCCGGCAAAGAATTCCACAAGATCCTTTTTTCGGAATTTGTGGAAGATATATGGGTTACAATAATAAAAACATTCCTGTAGTATTCTTTAAAATATATAAAGGGATATATTAAACGCAGAATAAGTAAACACCAGCATCTTCAGGGTATTGCGGGAAAACAAGAGTATAAAAATAAAAATTTGGTGTTATTTTTGACATAGGTTTCAATGCAAAAATTTAAGGAGAAAACAAAAAAAAATTTAAGCCTGTGAAGAACACAGGCGGCTGAAACTCTTACCTTTTTTCTTCAGAAACACAACGGTGTTATAGACAGGAGGCTCGGGATATACTCTTCCCAGTTCCTTAAAACCTTCCGGAAGGTCTGACAGGCAGTTCCTGTTCAGCAATTTCATTAACCCTTTTTCGTAAATCCTGCAGGAGATTCTGCTCCCGACGGGCATTACTTTGAAAAGATGATCAAGGATCTCTTTTTTGGGTTCGGCCTGGGCTGCTATCATCAGGGCTTTAATCCCTGTATCCAGATTCAGTGCAAAGCCCTCTCCATTCAGCGAAAAATGGTTTCCGTTGATTATTGTGACAGCTTCGGAAAGCCCGAGTTTTTCCAGCACTCTTTTTGACAGGTTTGCCCTGCTAGAGTCCTGTTCTATCCCCGTGCTTTTCACCCCATGCTGCCTGAAAAAGATTATCAGGGTAAGGGGAAGTGGGCCGCTTCCAAGAAAGAAAACCCTGTCCCTGGGGGAAAGCCTGAGCCCTTCATATTCCGTGCGAACCAGCTTGAGATAATTTCCGTAAAAGGGAAATTTTTCCAGAGCATCCCAGGGGGAGTTACTCTCAAGGATTTCATTTGCATGCTCGGTTTCAATCCTTACGGTGTACAAACTTCTAAACCTGCTCAGATCAGCAAAGACCGGGTCCAATTCCTTCTTTTGCAAAATTTCGAGGGCTGCATCATTTTCAATGTCCATGGTGATCAAATAATCCAGCTGCCGGAACAGTTTTCCACTCTGGTCCAAAGGCCCGTACAGGATTTCATCGTCGGACATTACACTTATATCCCGGTGCAAAGCAAGAATTTCTCCGAGAACAGTCTCAGTTGAAAGCTCCAAGCTTTCGTTAATTTCAATAACCATACAAATTCCTGAAAGAATATTATGATGTCCTGGGATATATGCATGTTGAAGATTGGAAAAAAAAACCTGATATTGAAAAAGTCCTTGCGGTTATTCAAAAATCTTTTTCAGGTCTTCCATAGAGAGGGAGACCTCAAACTCTTTCAACTTAAAAAATTTCTTGGCTCGCATGTCGTCATCTTCGAGCCGCAGGTCACTTTCAACAAATCCTGCTTTTTCCAGGCGCTTCAAATGCAGGTTCACCACCTGCCTTGAGAGGTCCAGATCCTTGGCAAGCTCATACACATACCTCTCCCTTTCAGCCAGCAGGTAGAGAAGCTTTAATCGGAGAGGGTGGGAAAGGGCCTCGCCTATGTTCACAATTTGTTGAAGTGATTTTGTCATCCGGTATACCTTCGCATTTTAGGAGTAAGGACCTGAAACATTCCTTAAACTTCTCTTCCCGTATTAAAGTTTAGATTTCTTCCAGCTTGGACTTTATTTCTTCTACTGTTTTTTTGATACCTTCTATATCCTTTTCGATCTTCACAAGCTTTTCATTACTTGCTGGTGCCTGGTACCCTGACCTGTTCAGAAGCACCATTACTGCACCCACAATGAGAAGGATAATAAGAATGTTCAGGAAGAAGCCCCAGAAAGAGCCATACATGCCGTACCCCATACCGTTCAAAATATTCACCTCGAGAAAACCAGCTTTTTTTGGTTTATCTGTTTGTTATCCGTTTTGATATCTGTTTTGATATCTGTTTTGATATCTGTTTTGATATCTGTTTTGATATCTGTTTCTTCTTATTCTATCTATTCTTCTTCATGTTTCTTCTTATTCTATCTATTCTTCTTCATTATACTGATTTCAACCATAAATATAAAAAATACCCGGTAGAGGAGGTCTAATATAATACTAAAAACCTGAATAATTAACCTGAGAGGTTAAAACAAATAAAAAAAGGATGGTTTATGGTTGGAATTTAGTTGCCATATCCCATGCAGTATCCATGTCTGTGAGCGTATCCGGAACCGCGGGCAAACCTTCCACAGGTCTGAGTTCCTGCAGGACCATCGTATCCGGTAAACACATCACCAGTTACTGTGTCGATTCTTGCCTGCGTGTATACTCCGTCTTCATCCTCATAGGAGACAATCCACCAGCGGTTCATCTGATAGATGTTGTCTTTGGAGACGTCGGCATCAATCTCAGCTTTTGCGATGTCAAAAGCCTCATCTATGGTTTTAACTTTAAGTTCTACGGGTCCATCTGCATTGTAGTAAGGGCAAGTAGCGAAGTTGCCTGCGCCAGAGTCTGTAGATCTGGCAGCCCATCTTTGCATGAACCCGTAGCCGTGTGTTGCTCCTGTATCATCCGAAGCTACTGCACTGACAACTGCTGCTCCGAAAGTACCTATCAGCAGTATGCCCAGAAGAATTGCTGTGATTGTTTTCTTCATTTTTCCACCTTCATTTTATAGTTTTTATGGTTTGGAGATTTTTTCCCTCGTAACACATGGATTGCATATCGAATTCTTGGATACATATGTAGTATTTACACTACATATGTAGTAGATAACCATATATAAAACCTGGCTGCAACTGTCACTCATATATAAATGATTCAGCGATACTTCTCATTTAGCCATCCAACAAGCGGCGGGATCCAGCAGAGATTTGCAGCAATTGTCTCAAGGGCGGTATAGGTCTGTGTTGTCGGGCTGAAACCCATAACTCTTGCTCCAAGCAGTCCAATAGGGACAATTATGATTACAAAAAGACTTGCCAGCATGACCGGGTGGTGGACATATCTGGAAAGTCCGGCTTTCCATGACCCTTCGGCCCGCCGCAGGAAAAACATGTCTGATACGTTGGCTCCTATCTGGTCGCTCAGGGCATAGAAGTAGGGGATATAAAAACCCTCGATACTGTAGACGTCTACACCGGCAAGTCGGCTTCCCAGGTCTATTATCCAGGGAATGGCAATCCCAAAAAGTTTACCCCAGCCGTAGGCTTCTGCCATACTCCCTTCAGTCTTCCGAAGGCGCTGGCGGATGGAAAAGATCCCTTCGAAGATACTTTCTCCTTCTCCGGCAAGGGTCCTGACAAGCCACTGCCCTGCAGCGTTCCGCTGGTAACCCTGAAAATCCAGAAAAACTCCTGCAAGGAGACCTTAAACGTAGCCTGGAACTGTATATTTTATAAGTTCGGAGAATTCTTCCTTCTGTCCAGGAAATTCTTCTTTAGCAAGCTCTTCTTCAGCAAGCTCTTCTCCAGCAGGTTCTTCATATTCTTTGCCCAATATTCCTCGTCCTGAAACTGATCTGTCTCCTATTCAGAATAATTTATTCGTGTATCGTTTAAAAAAAGGTTGCAATAACCGGGAGTTGCAACAATTGATGAAAAACTTCCAAAACTATGGAGCAGAAGTTTGAAAAGAAACTGGTCTAAAATAGGCATTACCGGAAACACATATAAACTGCCCTGCCAAATAGATAGGCTGGAGACTCTATGAAAGTTCTTGAATGCAGTACCATTGATATTGCCCCTACGATTTCGAGGTTGTTGAAAATTCCGATGGTTCCACCTTCAGGGAGGGTGATTCCTGAAATAGAAGAATATGCGAAAGAGAGAGGCTGCAAAAGAGCAGTTATTATTGTAGTTGACAGCCTTGGATATTCTCTCTACTGGCACCTCTCCTCGGTAATGAAAAACCTGCATGAGCTTGCCGAAAAAGGGCTCCTGTTAAAGTGCAGGTCTCCGGCAACCATCACATCCCCTGCAATTGCATCCATCTTCACTGGCTACCTGCCCGAGGAGCATAAAATCTACTCAACAGCGGACATCTATGCTGAGACCTCAAAGAACTCTGAAAATCCAAAGCTCAAAAGCATCATGGAATGGGCTTACAGGGCGGGGATGAAAGTTGCTGCTGTGATCGAGACTGAAGGAGCCGAGAGTTTCAGGGGCAGAATAAAGGACTTTTACGGGGTTCCTAATTCCGAAGACATCCTTGATTATGACCGCCAGATAACAGAGTATGCTTTACAATCTCTCAATGAAAAGCCCGATATTCTGGCTGTACATCTTAGAGCTCTTGACCGTTACTCCCACAGGGTAGAGACCTGGAATGAAATGAAAAAAGCAGCAAAAGCCATCGATAAAAATCTTGAAGCGATATTTCGGAATGCCGAAAAAGGGACCATTTTCTTCATCTGCGGGGATCATGCTGTTCACGGTGGAAAAAAGTGGTTAAAAAATGCCACGTGCGAAGAAATCAAAAACCATGAAGAAAACTATGTTGCCCTGATTGTGGGCTGCTGCTGAGAATGCTATCCCATTCTCAGTGATATCTTTTCTCAGTAGATCTCTTTCCTCGGTAGATCTCTTTCCTCGGTAGATCTCTTTCCTCGGTAGATCTCTTTCCTCAGTAGATCTCTTTCCTCAGTAGATCTCTTTCCTCGGTAGATCTCTTTCCTCAGTAGATCTCTTTCCTCAGTAGATCTCTTTCCTCGGTAGATCTCTTTCCTCAGTAGATCTCTTTCCTCGGTAGATCTCTTTCCTCAGTAGATCTCTTTCCTCAGTAGATCTCTTTCCTCGGTAGATCTCTTTCCTCAGTAGATCTCTTTCCTCGGTAGATCTCTTTCCTCAGTAGATATCACTTTCATCTTTTTTTGCCTCTTTTCATTAAAGAAACAATGAACATTATTCCGGCAAGTCCGAGGAAGGAGGGAATCCAGGGGGTGATTCTTGTCTTCATTTCGGGCAAGGAATCCCCTACAGACTCTGGTAAGGAATCATCTACAAAATCTTCAACGTTTTTCTGAACCTTGAGAGTTTCGTTTTCCAGGGACAGTCCAGTTTCTGTAAGAATCTTTGAGTTGGTAGTGGAGATAACGGAATCTTTTATATCCTCAAGTTCCTCCTCCATGTGGACAATCCTGGCATTCCCTATACCCTTGTCTCCGCTGTCAGACTTTGATTCTGAATTTTCAGTTCCTTCTGAATCAATAATATTATTAGCATCGACAGATTCATCATCATTACAGGTGGCACATTCTGTATTATCAGAGTTACTCCCTGTGTTTAAAGAGTTTTCCGCAACATCTGAACTTCCGATACTGTCAGCAGCCTCAACATTTTCTTCGTTAGCTGGCAGGACAGTTACGACTATAGATGCTGAAGAAGTTCCATTTTCATTTATAGCTGCAAGGGAGACTGTATAACTCCCGGGACCGCAGAAAGTATGTGCAGGCTCCGGACAGCAGGATGTTTTGCCATCCCCGAAGGTCCACGTAACACAATCTGCGTTCTTGGAAATGTCAACGAATTTTATGACAAGAGGGACATGGCCGCTTGTGGTGTTATAAATGAATTGAGCTGTAGGAAGTATGGGACCGGATGGTTCGGAAGCGTTTAAAACATATATAGTTACAGATGCCGAATCACTACCGTTCTCGTTGCTGACAGTAAGAGAAACAACAAAATTTCCCTCACTGGGATAAGTATGCTGAGGATTCTGATAACTTGAGGTGTTACCATCTCCGAAATCCCACAACCACGAGGTGGCATTTTCGGAAAAATCCTTGAATCTGACAGAGAGGGGGATAGAGCCTTCTGTTACATCTGAAGTGAAATGAGCTTTGGGCAGTATCGGAGGTGTTTGAACATACTTCATTAAAGGCATGTAATCCATACTTCCGGCTTTAGGGTTGATGGGGTATGCAGCATCTCCTATACAGTCTCCGTTTTCATCCGTTCCTTCGTAATCACTCCAGTAATTACCTTTACTCTCATTCCAGACATTGAACTTATAATCCCTGGCATTTTCTGCGTTGTCGAAGTAGTT
The Methanosarcina sp. WWM596 DNA segment above includes these coding regions:
- a CDS encoding alkaline phosphatase family protein, translating into MKVLECSTIDIAPTISRLLKIPMVPPSGRVIPEIEEYAKERGCKRAVIIVVDSLGYSLYWHLSSVMKNLHELAEKGLLLKCRSPATITSPAIASIFTGYLPEEHKIYSTADIYAETSKNSENPKLKSIMEWAYRAGMKVAAVIETEGAESFRGRIKDFYGVPNSEDILDYDRQITEYALQSLNEKPDILAVHLRALDRYSHRVETWNEMKKAAKAIDKNLEAIFRNAEKGTIFFICGDHAVHGGKKWLKNATCEEIKNHEENYVALIVGCC
- a CDS encoding PKD domain-containing protein: MASEFRVWPGESIQNAVDEAYSGDIILVESGEFKESVYVNKDNLTIKSASGNPDDTFIAGETVGNYVFEIVANNVKISDFSITNGRCGVFLNNAENCIINGNKISNQEAGIYLFKSDNNLLNNNMVYSNLDCGIKLLASSNNVIRGNYFDNAENARDYKFNVWNESKGNYWSDYEGTDENGDCIGDAAYPINPKAGSMDYMPLMKYVQTPPILPKAHFTSDVTEGSIPLSVRFKDFSENATSWLWDFGDGNTSSYQNPQHTYPSEGNFVVSLTVSNENGSDSASVTIYVLNASEPSGPILPTAQFIYNTTSGHVPLVIKFVDISKNADCVTWTFGDGKTSCCPEPAHTFCGPGSYTVSLAAINENGTSSASIVVTVLPANEENVEAADSIGSSDVAENSLNTGSNSDNTECATCNDDESVDANNIIDSEGTENSESKSDSGDKGIGNARIVHMEEELEDIKDSVISTTNSKILTETGLSLENETLKVQKNVEDFVDDSLPESVGDSLPEMKTRITPWIPSFLGLAGIMFIVSLMKRGKKR
- a CDS encoding nicotianamine synthase family protein → MVIEINESLELSTETVLGEILALHRDISVMSDDEILYGPLDQSGKLFRQLDYLITMDIENDAALEILQKKELDPVFADLSRFRSLYTVRIETEHANEILESNSPWDALEKFPFYGNYLKLVRTEYEGLRLSPRDRVFFLGSGPLPLTLIIFFRQHGVKSTGIEQDSSRANLSKRVLEKLGLSEAVTIINGNHFSLNGEGFALNLDTGIKALMIAAQAEPKKEILDHLFKVMPVGSRISCRIYEKGLMKLLNRNCLSDLPEGFKELGRVYPEPPVYNTVVFLKKKGKSFSRLCSSQA
- a CDS encoding helix-turn-helix domain-containing protein; this translates as MTKSLQQIVNIGEALSHPLRLKLLYLLAERERYVYELAKDLDLSRQVVNLHLKRLEKAGFVESDLRLEDDDMRAKKFFKLKEFEVSLSMEDLKKIFE
- a CDS encoding cytochrome-c peroxidase, with amino-acid sequence MIKIKLWTLLLILLLTVLIGSASAELNETEQLGKKIFFDKISNPDSMACAKCHAPQVGFTGPIPGINLKGSVYRGAMPQRFGNRKPPSAAYATLSPVFHYDEEEDLFIGGNFWDGRATGEILGNPAADQAMGPFLNPVEHNNPSKLAVLEQIASSKYVGLWEAVWGPMSLDTQEEIDESYGNVGLSIAAYEDSSEVNQFSSKYDANLKGEAELTEEEAWGLELFNGKAMCSNCHPSEPGPYSDHPLFTDFTFDNLGIPRNPDNPVYDTEGRDWVDPGLGGFLETREEWNDTFNVTENMGKHKVPTLRNVALKPGNGFTKAYGHNGYFKSLEGIVHFYNTRDVLAGECDPFTTEKNALKMGCWPEPEVPINVNEDELGNLRLNVTEEKAIVAFLKTLSDGYYVPEVP